DNA from Danaus plexippus chromosome 6, MEX_DaPlex, whole genome shotgun sequence:
gacggTACCATATAaaggtaatattattatttattcaattcaatttatcAACACAAACACGTCTCAATCCCGGAACTTTCCGGGTCCCAACCTTGAATTTAtttgagtttaaaaataaattaaatttctagtCGCTAGTATAGCTATTTACCCAATGATATAAACAGGAATGAATCTTCCGAATGTTGAAAATatctcaaaaaaattttaccaaaattCATGACATCTAGGATGCTCGCCAGtattcattgtaataaaactaatatttttcggatttcctatgcgtttataattattctcaACAACACACACGATATcacatctcgtccgcccgtgatcacgtttgctggcaaagtaaccgaaacgtctggACTATGAAgtcaaaaataatcataaacgcgtagtaaatccgaaaaatattagttttatttagaaaattactttaaataaatactatatacgACACCTGTAAAATGGCATTGTTATTGTCCGCGTCTGACGTGTGTCCCGATGAGAGACCGTCCTCGACTATGGGCAGCGTGCGAAGTCCTTCTTGAACTAAAGGTTATATAATTACCATTCAAAAGTACCGACAGCATGTCAATGTCAGACATTTATTAGTAGCTCTCACCTTGCATTTCTGCTAAGTCCGTCTCAATGATGGCCATCGACAGCTGTATCTCAGATTCGTTGGCAGGAAACATCGCGGGGTATCTGACACAGgctggaaaaatatattccactATTTACACGGTACAATGaccgattaaaattttatttaataataaataaatatatgaatctaTCTGAACAACTCAGGATTGTTGTGAAGTTAGCCTTTTAATCTGCTCATAAATATTGATCCTTTGTACCAAACgaatatgaaaatacatttcttaattCCACAGATAAGCGCAATCAAACAAGATTATTACCtttttgtttcgttttattttatattattcctttataatgaatagataaaaattacaataacaagACATCCTTCGCCATAATTCAGTTGAAAACGTATTACCggaatcttttttattatcaatatactCCCCAAACGATTGAGTTGgtcataaaaatgaaaaagaccGTCCAAACGTCGTATAGAGAAAGCAGTTTGgatacaaaaatgtttcaataacatacataaaaccaatcatttttcatattgatgtttgattgaaatatggaataaaaataatagggTTGAGATTTCCAAACTTGAGGATCAACACAGAGAACAAAACTATAACAACCTTACAGTCTATcgactaataatttaaaggcTAGGTCGACTTTGGACCAACCAGAATAAATAGGACCAGGAGTAGTTAACCAACGGCATTTCGGCCAGGCTAACAACTTGGAAAGGCTGaagaatatgtataaattaggTTATTCTCAAAGAGAATTCTTATAACGGCTTCTCTACCAGGCAATGAAGAATTGTCGCAAGCATGTCAAAAAATGTCAATGCTCATGTTTGGTTTTTTCTcaggataaaaattaaaaaaatatcttcctaGAATGTAGGGTATAAAAGGGGCTGTAAATACCTTTGACGGGCATTTCGCTTTCTGCGCCGGCCACTGAAAGGTCACTGCGTGAGCTAGATCCAGGTGGGGAGCCGCAAACACTAGCGCCGTCACCCGGCTGTAGCGCTGATATTTCTGGAGACGGGAAGCGACCACGCTTTTGCTGGAATTGACGATATTAATGGCTATGATTTCCTGGATATTCTATAggaagttttttcggtacatGGGATAAAATcttctgaaattatttttactatggTTAGGTAAggtagttattaatattttaaattattacctgTAGTCCCAAGAAGTCCGTGTGATTATTCAAGGCGTGTGGAGATTCTATTGGTTCGTTCTGAGGCCAATCCGACTCGCTCCCGTCGATGCCATTTTCTGACGGACAATCTTGCGTTTGTCTTCGAAGTTCGTAATCGAGTTCCTGGAAAAACGTCTACATTAAGCCTATAAGTATCTCATACAAAAAAGCAATGACTACTGTAATATTAAGGTTAATAGTAACCTGGAAATTGACTATCTCGTCATTAATATTCTGCTGCTGTCCAGGTAAAGTGGGACATCTAAAGAACTCTTCTAGGACCTTTCTTGTTTCCGAGAACTCATACAAATAATCGAAAGCCGCTGAGCCGGGCGGAGGCGTTGCATCTCTACTCTCAGGAAGTACTCTCTGAAACACGATATGAACCAATTATTTagctaaacataatttttttatttccttaaattaaatcaaacaagAATGAATGAAAGAAATCACCACATTCACCACTTCAATACATTACATTTCGTAAGGTAAACTTATTGTTAGTACCTGAGGGAACCCTGGTCGCGGTGACCTGACAGGAGCCTTCTGTGACCCGATGCCATATCTTCTCGGGGAGCCTTCGTACTCAGCTATCGGCAGTTCCCCTATGACCCTAGTGACCCTGTTCTTATCTTCATCCCCCGACAGCCATACGGCAGTCGGACTCCCTTCACTCAACCTGACATCCTCCGACCTCGAAGACTCACTCTCATCACAACTCAATTCACTTTTATTGTTCAACATGTCACAATCACCGTTTTTCATATTGTCTAAAGTCCTTTTAACACTCAAATCTATTTCGTGGTCACTAGCGTCTGGGTCCATCCTCAAACCTAGGGACACAGAATTCAATAtcactgaaaataaaagagagagaaaaatatgttttcatgaATGATGATTTGTTAATTATGATAGGCGATGTTTAGTTATCGTGCGTGTTAAATGAAAGAAGCAATTAAGGCAACCTACAAAATACTTTCCGGTAGGACATCATGTATATTTCTATAAGTTGTTCGTGAAAAGACCAAAAAGATAAACACTAAAATCTTAtaagctttttatatataaaggagaAACGCAAACAGTATTTATATAGCAATAAAGagtgtattatttatgtagtaTGCTATGAAGCAATATCTGTTgaatctgaaaaatatgtttttacctTTCCAATCATCGTTTTCATCAAAAACCATAACTTCCCCATCAGCCACGACTGCTATCGGACTGCTTTTTGTGCTCacgtcatttattttatgtgggTCTAGTATAGGTGAACTGTTCTTTGGTATCCCCATGGGATTCTGTTCTATAGTCGCTTCCCGATCACCATTCGTGTATGTTACGGGTGATGTATGACGTGATATCATCTTTTTTGGTTCACTATTAATTCTGTGTATAGTTATCTGAAATTAGAACATAATACAaagtcaattaaattattgtttcctCAGTTTCTTAGAAACGTTTTTTATTGAACTACACTCACTTCATTATTGATGTTATTATCATTGGTATAGTCTACGGCGTCTTTGTTGAGTGAACGCACTTTGTTCCTGAGGTTGTGTTTGTGAGTGGTGCTATGTCGCAACTTTCTCACAGCCTTCGCCCTACTTTGTGAGTACAGTTCTCTGCCTCCGGCGATTTCTATTATCCTGGAGGGGGGGACGGAATGTTAATTATTCTAcgttaaaaaatttttcttatttcagaGATCTACAATTTTCTCCTTTCTCAGCATGAGGTACTATAAATTCAAAGACGACACGTCTGAAGGCCTGCATGTATGCAGgttatgttttaattgattCTGAACTGGATTTAAACGCTATATAGGTCactgttaatattatgaattgaaTGATTATAATGTAGAGTTCACACCATTGTCGCTTTATAAGTATTATCTGAATTATTTGAATCCAATAAAATGGAGACTTCGacccataaataaaatgaagtaaaaattttgtgaaaagCATCACTTCTATCAGAGTTCGTATTGGAAATTGATCGCCCCGCCAATTGCTGTACTTCCGTTGAATCAACCACGAATCTATCCATCACAATCGACAAAATccattatattcttaaaatacattttaaaaatacgaaaCCATTTctctaaatagaaataatatgtatttaagataaagATATGAAAACCTATTCAAATTccgtttaaaatctttattgctGTAGCTTAAATGAAGCCTTATCCGTTTATTTAACCCaaagcattttatataaaataaagctattTGAAGAAAAAGTACATAAACTAATATATCCTATGCAAATAGACCTACACATCCAAACAAAATGGCGATCCACCAAAGTGCCCTGATGTTGTCAAAGTAAACAACGTCAGACGTCCAAACATTCGTACCTTGACCGATACATGAAAACATAAAGTATGTCttactgaaaatttaaataatactggaAAATGTCTCATTAGGAAACcagtaataacataatattaattggaaAGAAAGGCtgtacaataaaaactttggtttatttatattgataattttttactctGTAGGTATAACCGGGCATCTATCATAACCTTGATCTATAAGAATTACAACTCTGACATTATCCTCTGCAGCATTAGTGatattgaaatgtataaaaattacgtataatattaacatttctgGTTAATATGGTATCTACCAACCTCGAGTCCCGTAGCTTGTAAGTGCCACCTTTAGTGTTAAGGATGACTTGGTCTTGCTCTTCATCAGAGGACGCGTTGTTTACGCTAATCATGTCTCTTCCTTCCAGACCAGTACTCAGTCTGTGAACACAAAGCCTTAAGACACTACAAAATCATTAGCGAAATAAGCAATAAATCAGTAGCTGTCAAAATACTATAACTAAGGCTTATGGCCGCCACTACTTCAGAACTATAAGAGTAAACGCAAATCTACAGCAACTCATAGGTTAAATAGAGCAAGGTCGTAAAAAGGCTGCGATAGTTGCCAAAAACTCTGCCAAATAGTAGGACGAAAATCATTCCAACGAGCACAGAACATTGCAAAATCTAAAGACCTGATAACATTAGTAAAAACATTCAATACGACCCACACGGGTCATTctcatcaaaaataatttaaactactaTTTTACATACTAACTTTTTGGAACAGCAGCGTCGCTCGAATGAGTCGttcttaaagtaataattatgagTTAGATATATGTTGTATTCATATAGCGTTACAGTATATCTAAATGCGCCTTtcaaatcatatattatatttcatagtatGTCGGCCTACCATGAAAGAAAGTAGGCCATATCGCTTCTTATTTACGAGAAGGCAGTTTATATTTTGCACTCACATCACACGCCTCGATTATAGGACTCTCGCCTTGCAGGCGGTTGGATTTGAAAAtcagaaagtttttttaaataactaggTCGTTACGGAGTAGTTAGCGATCAACACGCGAAAAGACAATTACCTTCATTTTCAGCCAGGCTTTGAGTTAATGGAATATAATGATTGATCGATAAGTACTAAAATAGAACGCCGGATGTATCGGTCTGATCTATTGTATTCTATAGTATCGAGTCAGCTACGAAAATCTGATTGCAATTGTCTTTTTTATGCACTAGCTTTAAGCTTTACTTACATGTTAATATGAATGGGGTAAAATTCTGGGCTGCGTAACCACTAAGCACTGCACATAAAACAGCATATGATGACTGGTTTCGGTCATAGGTACCTGTACCTATCGTGCTGGTGCTGCATGTTCTTCGGGCGGCACTTGGGGAAGAGGCGGGTGATGTTTTCGCCAACGTCGGAGCCGGGCGTCGAATCGCCGGCGTCCGGCCTCAGCGCCGCGTTCATGTCGCCACTACAGCCGTCACGACGCCGCCTCTACCGGCAATACGCCGATTGTTTAGCAAATTATGAACTGAACCAACACAAAATCCAAAATTTACAGATAACCGACAAAACAATTATGGGCTTGTATTTcatgacataaaaattaaattttagtaatggcttttattgtaaattttatttactttcctaAATCAATTCGCATATGATATAACTACAAAAtagttaagttaaaaataaaaatttagtagTAATATCTTAATACTGATATActcgtttttcttttatctcaAGGGCTAagtctgaaaatataaaaacatgtacCACAGATATAGGCGGAAAGTCGCGTGATTTGATGAAAATTTCTAGTTTCATTATAGTTaggtattataatgaaatcatagcaataaataatataaatcaataaggGTTGTATCGCAAACATCCTTAAGCatttggttttaataaaaaacctcAATTTCGCGTTATATTCGAGGCGAGGGCCACGACGCGTGCCGCATGGCACCGACCGGCTACCAGCGGTTCACAACAATCCGATCGATAGCACATTAGCATTGTGGCGGGTACGACAGCGTTCAGCGAAATCTATGaagtactaaaaaaatatacagcggttgaaaataacaatactatacagaaaaatattaaaatcaaacagaTCACGGTGGACATGTGTTGTACGTAACGATATtcgatttttttcattaaatgaaatgtttataaagaaatgtattactattgtatataataatattttaatgtatataccTAACGTTAAACACGCGAGCGTTAATGCCTCTCTTGTTAGATTTATAAAGagaattttctattattttaaactaaggTATTTTCAGTtccattgttataataatgtaaaattgatttccgttatataaacaatgtaataatagaccatttaattta
Protein-coding regions in this window:
- the LOC116778687 gene encoding uncharacterized protein LOC116778687 isoform X3, giving the protein MNAALRPDAGDSTPGSDVGENITRLFPKCRPKNMQHQHDRYRLSTGLEGRDMISVNNASSDEEQDQVILNTKGGTYKLRDSRIIEIAGGRELYSQSRAKAVRKLRHSTTHKHNLRNKVRSLNKDAVDYTNDNNINNEITIHRINSEPKKMISRHTSPVTYTNGDREATIEQNPMGIPKNSSPILDPHKINDVSTKSSPIAVVADGEVMVFDENDDWKVILNSVSLGLRMDPDASDHEIDLSVKRTLDNMKNGDCDMLNNKSELSCDESESSRSEDVRLSEGSPTAVWLSGDEDKNRVTRVIGELPIAEYEGSPRRYGIGSQKAPVRSPRPGFPQRVLPESRDATPPPGSAAFDYLYEFSETRKVLEEFFRCPTLPGQQQNINDEIVNFQTFFQELDYELRRQTQDCPSENGIDGSESDWPQNEPIESPHALNNHTDFLGLQQKRGRFPSPEISALQPGDGASVCGSPPGSSSRSDLSVAGAESEMPVKACVRYPAMFPANESEIQLSMAIIETDLAEMQEGLRTLPIVEDGLSSGHTSDADNNNAILQTHSATIEEQVDSVNNTDLVLTDADLHSLDPLASAPPPPAPAPHRPADGTHAAHSTHTPHHRHGSHHEDVYPRKRPSSAQSTESVEIKPASGDEDEADTDLETDRLLGQQRTDDQGFFDDKGWRKPKSRTVMPSGGSRDAHDDHREDEVHNGKDKDGKKKSKNKEDWAAVLIEGVLFRARYLGSTQLACEGQPTKATRMLQAEEAVSRIKAPEGENQPSTEVDLFISTEKIMVLNTELKEIMMDHALRTISYIADIGDLVVLMARRRFVPHENDSDQPKLNRTPKMICHVFESEEAQFIAQSIGQAFQVAYMEFLKANGIEDHSFVKEMDYQEVLNSQEIFGDELQMFAKKELQKEVVVPKTKGEILGVVVVESGWGSMLPTVVIANLAPAGAAARCGQLNIGDQIIAINGVSLVGLPLSTCQTYIKNSKNQTVVKLTVVPCAPVVEVKIKRPDTKYQLGFSVQNGVICSLLRGGIAERGGVRVGHRIIEINSQSVVAVPHERIVNLLATSVGEILMKTMPTSMFRLLTGQENPVFI
- the LOC116778687 gene encoding uncharacterized protein LOC116778687 isoform X1 translates to MNAALRPDAGDSTPGSDVGENITRLFPKCRPKNMQHQHDRYRLSTGLEGRDMISVNNASSDEEQDQVILNTKGGTYKLRDSRIIEIAGGRELYSQSRAKAVRKLRHSTTHKHNLRNKVRSLNKDAVDYTNDNNINNEITIHRINSEPKKMISRHTSPVTYTNGDREATIEQNPMGIPKNSSPILDPHKINDVSTKSSPIAVVADGEVMVFDENDDWKVILNSVSLGLRMDPDASDHEIDLSVKRTLDNMKNGDCDMLNNKSELSCDESESSRSEDVRLSEGSPTAVWLSGDEDKNRVTRVIGELPIAEYEGSPRRYGIGSQKAPVRSPRPGFPQRVLPESRDATPPPGSAAFDYLYEFSETRKVLEEFFRCPTLPGQQQNINDEIVNFQTFFQELDYELRRQTQDCPSENGIDGSESDWPQNEPIESPHALNNHTDFLGLQQKRGRFPSPEISALQPGDGASVCGSPPGSSSRSDLSVAGAESEMPVKACVRYPAMFPANESEIQLSMAIIETDLAEMQVQEGLRTLPIVEDGLSSGHTSDADNNNAILQTHSATIEEQVDSVNNTDLVLTDADLHSLDPLASAPPPPAPAPHRPADGTHAAHSTHTPHHRHGSHHEDVYPRKRPSSAQSTESVEIKPASGDEDEADTDLETDRLLGQQRTDDQGFFDDKGWRKPKSRTVMPSGGSRDAHDDHREDEVHNGKDKDGKKKSKNKEDWAAVLIEGVLFRARYLGSTQLACEGQPTKATRMLQAEEAVSRIKAPEGENQPSTEVDLFISTEKIMVLNTELKEIMMDHALRTISYIADIGDLVVLMARRRFVPHENDSDQPKLNRTPKMICHVFESEEAQFIAQSIGQAFQVAYMEFLKANGIEDHSFVKEMDYQEVLNSQEIFGDELQMFAKKELQKEVVVPKTKGEILGVVVVESGWGSMLPTVVIANLAPAGAAARCGQLNIGDQIIAINGVSLVGLPLSTCQTYIKNSKNQTVVKLTVVPCAPVVEVKIKRPDTKYQLGFSVQNGVICSLLRGGIAERGGVRVGHRIIEINSQSVVAVPHERIVNLLATSVGEILMKTMPTSMFRLLTGQENPVFI
- the LOC116778687 gene encoding uncharacterized protein LOC116778687 isoform X5 — translated: MNAALRPDAGDSTPGSDVGENITRLFPKCRPKNMQHQHDRYRLSTGLEGRDMISVNNASSDEEQDQVILNTKGGTYKLRDSRIIEIAGGRELYSQSRAKAVRKLRHSTTHKHNLRNKVRSLNKDAVDYTNDNNINNEITIHRINSEPKKMISRHTSPVTYTNGDREATIEQNPMGIPKNSSPILDPHKINDVSTKSSPIAVVADGEVMVFDENDDWKVILNSVSLGLRMDPDASDHEIDLSVKRTLDNMKNGDCDMLNNKSELSCDESESSRSEDVRLSEGSPTAVWLSGDEDKNRVTRVIGELPIAEYEGSPRRYGIGSQKAPVRSPRPGFPQRVLPESRDATPPPGSAAFDYLYEFSETRKVLEEFFRCPTLPGQQQNINDEIVNFQTFFQELDYELRRQTQDCPSENGIDGSESDWPQNEPIESPHALNNHTDFLGLQQKRGRFPSPEISALQPGDGASVCGSPPGSSSRSDLSVAGAESEMPVKACVRYPAMFPANESEIQLSMAIIETDLAEMQVQEGLRTLPIVEDGLSSGHTSDADNNNAILQTHSATIEEQVDSVNNTDLVLTDADLHSLDPLASAPPPPAPAPHRPADGTHAAHSTHTPHHRHGSHHEDVYPRKRPSSAQSTESVEIKPASGDEDEADTDLETDRLLGQQRTDDQGFFDDKGWRKPKSRTVMPSGGSRDAHDDHREDEVHNGKDKDGKKKSKNKEDWAAVLIEGVLFRARYLGSTQLACEGQPTKATRMLQAEEAVSRIKAPEGENQPSTEVDLFISTEKIMVLNTELKEIMMDHALRTISYIADIGDLVVLMARRRFVPHENDSDQPKLNRTPKMICHVFESEEAQFIAQSIGQAFQVAYMEFLKANGIEDHSFVKEMDYQEVLNSQEIFGDELQMFAKKKEVVVPKTKGEILGVVVVESGWGSMLPTVVIANLAPAGAAARCGQLNIGDQIIAINGVSLVGLPLSTCQTYIKNSKNQTVVKLTVVPCAPVVEVKIKRPDTKYQLGFSVQNGVICSLLRGGIAERGGVRVGHRIIEINSQSVVAVPHERIVNLLATSVGEILMKTMPTSMFRLLTGQENPVFI
- the LOC116778687 gene encoding uncharacterized protein LOC116778687 isoform X6, translating into MNAALRPDAGDSTPGSDVGENITRLFPKCRPKNMQHQHDRYRLSTGLEGRDMISVNNASSDEEQDQVILNTKGGTYKLRDSRIIEIAGGRELYSQSRAKAVRKLRHSTTHKHNLRNKVRSLNKDAVDYTNDNNINNEITIHRINSEPKKMISRHTSPVTYTNGDREATIEQNPMGIPKNSSPILDPHKINDVSTKSSPIAVVADGEVMVFDENDDWKVILNSVSLGLRMDPDASDHEIDLSVKRTLDNMKNGDCDMLNNKSELSCDESESSRSEDVRLSEGSPTAVWLSGDEDKNRVTRVIGELPIAEYEGSPRRYGIGSQKAPVRSPRPGFPQRVLPESRDATPPPGSAAFDYLYEFSETRKVLEEFFRCPTLPGQQQNINDEIVNFQTFFQELDYELRRQTQDCPSENGIDGSESDWPQNEPIESPHALNNHTDFLGLQQKRGRFPSPEISALQPGDGASVCGSPPGSSSRSDLSVAGAESEMPVKACVRYPAMFPANESEIQLSMAIIETDLAEMQVQEGLRTLPIVEDGLSSGHTSDADNNNAILQTHSATIEEQVDSVNNTDLVLTDADLHSLDPLASAPPPPAPAPHRPADGTHAAHSTHTPHHRHGSHHEDVYPRKRPSSAQSTESVEIKPASGDEDEADTDLETDRLLGQQRTDDQGFFDDKGWRKPKSRTVMPSGGSRDAHDDHREDEVHNGKDKDGKKKSKNKEVLIEGVLFRARYLGSTQLACEGQPTKATRMLQAEEAVSRIKAPEGENQPSTEVDLFISTEKIMVLNTELKEIMMDHALRTISYIADIGDLVVLMARRRFVPHENDSDQPKLNRTPKMICHVFESEEAQFIAQSIGQAFQVAYMEFLKANGIEDHSFVKEMDYQEVLNSQEIFGDELQMFAKKELQKEVVVPKTKGEILGVVVVESGWGSMLPTVVIANLAPAGAAARCGQLNIGDQIIAINGVSLVGLPLSTCQTYIKNSKNQTVVKLTVVPCAPVVEVKIKRPDTKYQLGFSVQNGVICSLLRGGIAERGGVRVGHRIIEINSQSVVAVPHERIVNLLATSVGEILMKTMPTSMFRLLTGQENPVFI
- the LOC116778687 gene encoding uncharacterized protein LOC116778687 isoform X8 produces the protein MNAALRPDAGDSTPGSDVGENITRLFPKCRPKNMQHQHDRLSTGLEGRDMISVNNASSDEEQDQVILNTKGGTYKLRDSRIIEIAGGRELYSQSRAKAVRKLRHSTTHKHNLRNKVRSLNKDAVDYTNDNNINNEITIHRINSEPKKMISRHTSPVTYTNGDREATIEQNPMGIPKNSSPILDPHKINDVSTKSSPIAVVADGEVMVFDENDDWKVILNSVSLGLRMDPDASDHEIDLSVKRTLDNMKNGDCDMLNNKSELSCDESESSRSEDVRLSEGSPTAVWLSGDEDKNRVTRVIGELPIAEYEGSPRRYGIGSQKAPVRSPRPGFPQRVLPESRDATPPPGSAAFDYLYEFSETRKVLEEFFRCPTLPGQQQNINDEIVNFQELDYELRRQTQDCPSENGIDGSESDWPQNEPIESPHALNNHTDFLGLQQKRGRFPSPEISALQPGDGASVCGSPPGSSSRSDLSVAGAESEMPVKACVRYPAMFPANESEIQLSMAIIETDLAEMQVQEGLRTLPIVEDGLSSGHTSDADNNNAILQTHSATIEEQVDSVNNTDLVLTDADLHSLDPLASAPPPPAPAPHRPADGTHAAHSTHTPHHRHGSHHEDVYPRKRPSSAQSTESVEIKPASGDEDEADTDLETDRLLGQQRTDDQGFFDDKGWRKPKSRTVMPSGGSRDAHDDHREDEVHNGKDKDGKKKSKNKEDWAAVLIEGVLFRARYLGSTQLACEGQPTKATRMLQAEEAVSRIKAPEGENQPSTEVDLFISTEKIMVLNTELKEIMMDHALRTISYIADIGDLVVLMARRRFVPHENDSDQPKLNRTPKMICHVFESEEAQFIAQSIGQAFQVAYMEFLKANGIEDHSFVKEMDYQEVLNSQEIFGDELQMFAKKELQKEVVVPKTKGEILGVVVVESGWGSMLPTVVIANLAPAGAAARCGQLNIGDQIIAINGVSLVGLPLSTCQTYIKNSKNQTVVKLTVVPCAPVVEVKIKRPDTKYQLGFSVQNGVICSLLRGGIAERGGVRVGHRIIEINSQSVVAVPHERIVNLLATSVGEILMKTMPTSMFRLLTGQENPVFI
- the LOC116778687 gene encoding uncharacterized protein LOC116778687 isoform X2: MNAALRPDAGDSTPGSDVGENITRLFPKCRPKNMQHQHDRLSTGLEGRDMISVNNASSDEEQDQVILNTKGGTYKLRDSRIIEIAGGRELYSQSRAKAVRKLRHSTTHKHNLRNKVRSLNKDAVDYTNDNNINNEITIHRINSEPKKMISRHTSPVTYTNGDREATIEQNPMGIPKNSSPILDPHKINDVSTKSSPIAVVADGEVMVFDENDDWKVILNSVSLGLRMDPDASDHEIDLSVKRTLDNMKNGDCDMLNNKSELSCDESESSRSEDVRLSEGSPTAVWLSGDEDKNRVTRVIGELPIAEYEGSPRRYGIGSQKAPVRSPRPGFPQRVLPESRDATPPPGSAAFDYLYEFSETRKVLEEFFRCPTLPGQQQNINDEIVNFQTFFQELDYELRRQTQDCPSENGIDGSESDWPQNEPIESPHALNNHTDFLGLQQKRGRFPSPEISALQPGDGASVCGSPPGSSSRSDLSVAGAESEMPVKACVRYPAMFPANESEIQLSMAIIETDLAEMQVQEGLRTLPIVEDGLSSGHTSDADNNNAILQTHSATIEEQVDSVNNTDLVLTDADLHSLDPLASAPPPPAPAPHRPADGTHAAHSTHTPHHRHGSHHEDVYPRKRPSSAQSTESVEIKPASGDEDEADTDLETDRLLGQQRTDDQGFFDDKGWRKPKSRTVMPSGGSRDAHDDHREDEVHNGKDKDGKKKSKNKEDWAAVLIEGVLFRARYLGSTQLACEGQPTKATRMLQAEEAVSRIKAPEGENQPSTEVDLFISTEKIMVLNTELKEIMMDHALRTISYIADIGDLVVLMARRRFVPHENDSDQPKLNRTPKMICHVFESEEAQFIAQSIGQAFQVAYMEFLKANGIEDHSFVKEMDYQEVLNSQEIFGDELQMFAKKELQKEVVVPKTKGEILGVVVVESGWGSMLPTVVIANLAPAGAAARCGQLNIGDQIIAINGVSLVGLPLSTCQTYIKNSKNQTVVKLTVVPCAPVVEVKIKRPDTKYQLGFSVQNGVICSLLRGGIAERGGVRVGHRIIEINSQSVVAVPHERIVNLLATSVGEILMKTMPTSMFRLLTGQENPVFI
- the LOC116778687 gene encoding uncharacterized protein LOC116778687 isoform X7 gives rise to the protein MNAALRPDAGDSTPGSDVGENITRLFPKCRPKNMQHQHDRYRLSTGLEGRDMISVNNASSDEEQDQVILNTKGGTYKLRDSRIIEIAGGRELYSQSRAKAVRKLRHSTTHKHNLRNKVRSLNKDAVDYTNDNNINNEITIHRINSEPKKMISRHTSPVTYTNGDREATIEQNPMGIPKNSSPILDPHKINDVSTKSSPIAVVADGEVMVFDENDDWKVILNSVSLGLRMDPDASDHEIDLSVKRTLDNMKNGDCDMLNNKSELSCDESESSRSEDVRLSEGSPTAVWLSGDEDKNRVTRVIGELPIAEYEGSPRRYGIGSQKAPVRSPRPGFPQRVLPESRDATPPPGSAAFDYLYEFSETRKVLEEFFRCPTLPGQQQNINDEIVNFQELDYELRRQTQDCPSENGIDGSESDWPQNEPIESPHALNNHTDFLGLQQKRGRFPSPEISALQPGDGASVCGSPPGSSSRSDLSVAGAESEMPVKACVRYPAMFPANESEIQLSMAIIETDLAEMQVQEGLRTLPIVEDGLSSGHTSDADNNNAILQTHSATIEEQVDSVNNTDLVLTDADLHSLDPLASAPPPPAPAPHRPADGTHAAHSTHTPHHRHGSHHEDVYPRKRPSSAQSTESVEIKPASGDEDEADTDLETDRLLGQQRTDDQGFFDDKGWRKPKSRTVMPSGGSRDAHDDHREDEVHNGKDKDGKKKSKNKEDWAAVLIEGVLFRARYLGSTQLACEGQPTKATRMLQAEEAVSRIKAPEGENQPSTEVDLFISTEKIMVLNTELKEIMMDHALRTISYIADIGDLVVLMARRRFVPHENDSDQPKLNRTPKMICHVFESEEAQFIAQSIGQAFQVAYMEFLKANGIEDHSFVKEMDYQEVLNSQEIFGDELQMFAKKELQKEVVVPKTKGEILGVVVVESGWGSMLPTVVIANLAPAGAAARCGQLNIGDQIIAINGVSLVGLPLSTCQTYIKNSKNQTVVKLTVVPCAPVVEVKIKRPDTKYQLGFSVQNGVICSLLRGGIAERGGVRVGHRIIEINSQSVVAVPHERIVNLLATSVGEILMKTMPTSMFRLLTGQENPVFI